AATTTTTTCATCTTCTGGGCTTGGTTGTATATTTCCGGAAGGATGGTTATGAACAATAATAATTCCGGAAGCATTATGCTCTATTGCTTTTTTCACAATTTCGCGGGGATATATTGCAGATTTATCGACAGTTCCTTCAAACAAATCTTCAACCTCGATAACTGCGTTTTTTTTATCCAAAAATATAACTTTGAAAACCTCTTTTTTTAGATCTCTCATTG
The sequence above is a segment of the Candidatus Cloacimonadota bacterium genome. Coding sequences within it:
- the radC gene encoding DNA repair protein RadC, with product MRDLKKEVFKVIFLDKKNAVIEVEDLFEGTVDKSAIYPREIVKKAIEHNASGIIIVHNHPSGNIQPSPEDEKITQQLLKATNMLQIRMLDHIIIGDNKYYSFADTGEIEIWNE